A single window of Fervidobacterium sp. DNA harbors:
- a CDS encoding protease modulator HflC — protein MTRKLVVISVIVLSVLLIIFISLSVVIVDETQYAVILRFGEIKQVIDKPGLNFKTPFVDNVVKFDKRYSIYDNPPERVITKDKKTLVVDSFIIWKISNPKLFLESMRTENLALSRLDDIVYSGLRNTLAKLDMDTIVTQERAFLKEVLEFSINNVKEFGIEIMDVRVKRTDLPLENRNAVFERMKSERQSIAALIRAEGEKEAQRIKSEADKKAAIIKAEALSRAEYIKGTGDASATKIYAEAYEKDEKFYKLWKILESYKEIIPGSTIIIGKDMEILQYMK, from the coding sequence ATGACGAGAAAATTAGTAGTAATAAGCGTGATAGTTTTAAGTGTCCTACTTATAATATTCATTTCCCTATCTGTTGTAATTGTTGATGAAACACAGTATGCTGTAATACTTAGATTTGGGGAAATAAAACAGGTAATAGACAAACCAGGTTTGAACTTCAAAACACCTTTTGTAGACAACGTAGTAAAGTTTGATAAAAGGTATTCCATATACGATAATCCTCCGGAACGAGTGATAACTAAGGATAAAAAGACCCTTGTGGTTGATTCGTTCATAATATGGAAAATTTCTAATCCAAAGTTATTTCTTGAAAGCATGAGAACTGAAAATCTTGCATTGTCACGACTTGATGACATAGTTTATTCTGGTTTGAGAAACACTCTCGCAAAGTTGGATATGGATACAATTGTTACACAAGAAAGGGCTTTCCTTAAGGAGGTACTCGAGTTCTCTATAAACAACGTGAAAGAATTTGGTATAGAGATAATGGATGTAAGGGTCAAACGAACAGATCTTCCACTTGAAAATAGGAATGCCGTTTTTGAAAGAATGAAATCTGAAAGACAGAGCATAGCTGCACTCATAAGGGCAGAAGGTGAAAAAGAAGCACAAAGAATAAAGTCAGAGGCAGATAAAAAGGCTGCTATTATAAAAGCAGAGGCACTTAGCAGAGCAGAATACATAAAAGGTACGGGGGATGCAAGTGCGACAAAAATTTATGCAGAAGCTTACGAAAAAGATGAAAAGTTTTACAAACTCTGGAAAATTTTGGAAAGCTACAAGGAAATAATTCCTGGTAGTACGATTATCATAGGTAAAGACATGGAGATATTACAGTATATGAAATAA